A stretch of the Rosa rugosa chromosome 5, drRosRugo1.1, whole genome shotgun sequence genome encodes the following:
- the LOC133710611 gene encoding DNA replication complex GINS protein SLD5 gives MDARDGDGSTEEYETLIQTTDVELLKRAWRQEKAAPEILKFETDLIARLTGQIELVEENVEQDAQSGIDPLTVSLYQMDLDRSQFLLRSYLRIRLQKIEKYIFHILATAELYNHLSKQEKAFAKTCLVDLEKHLEESVLSKLPNNYQSIFKQSMISEENDMVAKPQLDTFVVCKTNYYLGHIQLEDNEDGPSDDRANQRPLEEPFEMEPDVLYFVRYKAIKKFVEEGRIDLF, from the exons ATGGACGCGAGAGACGGAGACGGGTCAACGGAGGAATACGAGACGTTGATTCAGACGACCGACGTCGAGCTTCTGAAGAGGGCGTGGCGGCAAGAGAAGGCGGCTCCGGAGATTTTGAAATTCGAGACTGATTTGATTGCCAGGCTCACTGGACAGATCGAATTGGTG GAAGAAAATGTGGAGCAAGATGCTCAATCTGGTATTGATCCACTTACTGTATCACTCTACCAGATGGATTTGGACAGGTCTCAGTTCTTGTTGAGATCTTATCTTCGAATTCGGCTGCAGAAG ATTGAGAAATACATCTTTCACATCTTAGCTACTGCTGAACTCTACAACCATCTCTCTAAACAGGAGAAGGCATTTGCAAAAAC GTGTCTTGTTGATTTGGAGAAGCATCTTGAAGAGAGTGTTCTGTCGAAATTGCCTAATAACTATCAGTCTATATTCAAGCAATCTATGATCAGTGAAGAGAATGACATGG TGGCAAAACCCCAATTAGACACGTTTGTTGTATGCAAAACCAATTACTATCTTGGACATATCCAGCTCGAGGACAATGAAGATGGGCCATCAGATGACAG GGCGAACCAGAGACCATTGGAGGAACCTTTCGAAATGGAGCCTGATGTTTTATACTTTGTGCGTTACAAAGCAATAAAGAAATTCGTAGAGGAAGGGAGGATTGATTTATTCTGA
- the LOC133711241 gene encoding mogroside IE synthase-like translates to MEEMNTEKEEQTGAKQSHILVFSFPVQGHINPMLEFSKRLASKGQRVTLVTTTKASKSLQVGDPITSFGCNLKVEFISDGTEQADQGSGASKDLFELLKSATTKSLAKLITNIKNSNDATEKYPLKFLVYDYIMPWALDVARQHGMDGAPFYPTSSGVAALYYQFLEGTLKLPLREGQPATLPSMPPLELNDLPTFLSDLDLYPLLLKLTAHIPNLREVKWIFHTTFDKLESEVLESMASHGLPVRAIGPTVPSMFLDKRLEDDKDYGLNLLKPDEENCMKWLDSKETGSVVYASFGSLSNLSKEEVEELASCLTNCSYYFLWVVRETEKEKLPEKFLDEITRKGLVVSWCKQLSVLAHKAVGCFVTHCGWNSTLEALSLGVPMVGLVAVPDQFDHPTIAKYVADVWKARVRVKVNEKVGFATRGEIAMCIRHVMDKEKGMEVRNASLVWKELAKEAMYEGGSSDKNIEEFVAALQLI, encoded by the exons ATGGAAGAAATGAATACGGAGAAGGAAGAACAAACGGGTGCTAAGCAAAGTCACATCCTCGTTTTCTCTTTCCCAGTTCAAGGTCATATAAACCCAATGCTGGAGTTCTCCAAGCGCCTGGCCTCTAAAGGTCAGAGGGTCACTCTAGTCACAACCACCAAAGCTAGTAAGTCCTTGCAAGTCGGCGATCCAATTACCTCATTCGGATGTAACCTTAAGGTGGAATTTATATCAGATGGCACTGAACAAGCTGATCAAGGATCTGGTGCCAGTAAGGATCTCTTCGAGCTTTTAAAAAGTGCAACTACTAAATCGTTAGCCAAGCTCATCACTAACATCAAGAACAGTAATGATGCAACTGAGAAATACCCACTCAAGTTCCTGGTTTATGACTATATCATGCCTTGGGCTCTGGATGTAGCGCGACAACACGGCATGGATGGAGCTCCATTTTATCCAACTTCAAGCGGAGTTGCAGCTCTTTATTATCAATTCCTTGAAGGAACACTAAAGCTTCCCTTAAGGGAAGGGCAGCCAGCAACATTGCCTTCCATGCCACCACTAGAGCTCAATGATTTACCAACTTTCCTCTCAGATCTTGACTTATACCCACTTCTCCTCAAACTCACGGCTCACATCCCCAATTTGAGAGAAGTAAAATGGATTTTTCATACAACGTTCGATAAATTGGAAAGCGAG GTACTAGAATCAATGGCAAGCCATGGCTTGCCTGTCAGGGCGATCGGACCAACAGTTCCATCAATGTTTTTGGACAAAAGGTTGGAGGATGACAAAGACTATGGTCTCAACCTTTTAAAGCCTGATGAGGAGAATTGCATGAAGTGGTTAGACTCCAAGGAAACCGGGTCAGTTGTTTATGCATCATTTGGAAGCTTGTCCAATCTGAGCAAAGAGGAAGTTGAGGAACTGGCATCATGTCTAACTAACTGTAGCTACTACTTCTTATGGGTAGTCAgagaaacagaaaaagaaaaactccCTGAAAAATTTCTAGATGAGATAACAAGGAAGGGTCTCGTGGTGAGCTGGTGTAAGCAATTA AGTGTATTAGCTCACAAGGCTGTGGGATGCTTTGTTACTCACTGTGGATGGAATTCAACTCTCGAAGCATTAAGCTTGGGAGTACCAATGGTGGGATTGGTGGCAGTGCCAGACCAATTCGATCATCCGACTATTGCTAAATACGTTGCGGATGTGTGGAAAGCGAGGGTTAGGGTGAAGGTAAATGAAAAAGTCGGCTTTGCAACCAGAGGAGAAATAGCCATGTGTATTAGGCACGTGATGGATAAAGAGAAAGGGATGGAGGTTAGAAATGCTTCACTTGTTTGGAAGGAATTGGCTAAAGAGGCGATGTATGAAGGAGGAAGCTCTGATAAGAACATTGAGGAATTTGTGGCTGCACTTCAGTTAATTTAA